Proteins from a single region of Leucoraja erinacea ecotype New England chromosome 25, Leri_hhj_1, whole genome shotgun sequence:
- the LOC129709389 gene encoding diablo IAP-binding mitochondrial protein-like, producing MAASFRALLRRCSRWSRCFPSALSHGTIPAGRWQQVALGLGATLAAVPIVQHQPTSLNHEDLIKRAVSLVTDGANTFLSQTTLALSDALIEYTKAIYILISLQKRYNGLRGQISEKEEGAIWQILIEARVKVKEKQEKYLGFETKWMTAVHLSEMAAGAAYQTGADLASVAMHTHIQMAQSQVGEVKQLALQAEDKLTEVQVEEINLTGKEASVKGTQRTAIQPTNDEEIPEQYLRED from the exons ATGGCCGCGTCGTTCCGCGCGCTGTTGCGTCGCTGCAGCCGTTGGAGCAG GTGCTTCCCCTCGGCCTTGTCCCACGGCACGATCCCCGCTGGAAGATGGCAGCAAGTGGCGCTGGGGCTGGGAGCAACGCTGGCCGCTGTCCCCATTGTACAG CATCAACCTACATCTCTCAATCATGAAGATTTAATTAAACGGGCAGTGTCATTGGTTACGGATGGTGCCAATACCTTTCTGTCACAAACTACTCTCGCACTAAGTGATGCTTTAATAGAatatactaag GCAATCTACATTCTGATCTCCCTTCAAAAGAGGTATAATGGTCTACGTGGTCAGATAAGTGAAAAGGAAGAAGGTGCTATTTGGCAGATCCTAATCGAAGCTCGTGTAAAG GTGAAGGAGAAGCAGGAGAAGTATCTCGGCTTTGAGACCAAGTGGATGACCGCAGTCCACCTGTCCGAAATGGCAGCAGGGGCTGCATATCAAACAG GTGCAGATCTGGCCTCAGTGGctatgcacacacacatccagATGGCACAGAGTCAGGTGGGTGAGGTAAAACAATTGGCCCTGCAAGCTGAGGATAAATTGACTGAAGTTCAGGTGGAAGAAATTAATCTAACCGGGAAAGAGGCTTCAGTTAAAGGCACACAGCGGACTGCAATACAACCAACAAATGATGAGGAAATACCTGAACAGTACCTGCGGGAAGACTAA
- the LOC129709390 gene encoding N-acetyllactosaminide beta-1,3-N-acetylglucosaminyltransferase 4-like: MILRKKRKTLYFALMASFIFLVFKWQSGISANDKDSEWKRTATIPKVSNDVTETTQCLPNKAYINQTAKLPKVYQNFLEYKHCRTFQTLVKPKVCTDELFLLLAIKSEAANIDRRVTIRNTWGKAGVIHGVEIKLVFLLGDSKRFRGQPLHQLLAYEIKEFGDILQWDFQDSFFNLTLKEIHLHRWFATNCHSAKFVLKGDDDVFVNTLNVLEYLRGFDPNKDLFVGHIIYNARPKRNNKIKYFIPEIMYKQKTYPAYAGGGGYIMSRKTVLRLHKAAGNIDLFPIDDVFVGMCLLQLRITPISHMGFKTLGVPKGFEFHPCLYKDLIVVHKLNPAEMWIMWSLVTDTKYKCARIQGEGH, translated from the coding sequence ATGATTttaaggaaaaaaagaaaaacactaTACTTTGCTCTGATGGCATCATTTATTTTTCTGGTTTTCAAATGGCAAAGTGGAATATCAGCAAATGACAAAGATAGTGAATGGAAACGCACTGCTACAATTCCTAAAGTTAGTAATGATGTGACTGAGACTACCCAATGTTTACCAAATAAAGCATACATCAACCAGACTGCAAAACTACCCAAGGTATACCAGAACTTCTTGGAATATAAACACTGCAGGACTTTCCAAACTCTGGTGAAACCAAAGGTATGCACTGATGAATTGTTCCTACTGTTAGCTATTAAATCTGAAGCTGCCAACATTGACAGGCGAGTCACAATTCGAAACACCTGGGGAAAAGCAGGAGTTATACATGGAGTTGAGATCAAACTAGTGTTTCTTTTGGGCGATTCCAAGAGGTTCCGGGGTCAGCCACTGCACCAATTGTTGGCGTATGAGATCAAGGAGTTTGGTGATATCCTGCAATGGGACTTTCAGGACAGCTTTTTCAACCTGACACTGAAGGAGATTCACTTACACCGATGGTTTGCTACAAACTGTCACTCGGCAAAGTTTGTTTTAAAGGGAGACGATGACGTCTTTGTGAACACATTGAACGTGTTGGAATATCTCCGAGGTTTTGATCCAAACAAGGACCTTTTTGTAGGGCACATTATTTACAATGCCAGACCAAAAAGGAATAATAAAATTAAGTATTTTATCCCTGAAATCATGTATAAACAGAAAACATATCCCGCCTACGCTGGAGGTGGGGGCTATATAATGTCCAGGAAAACTGTATTACGTCTGCATAAGGCAGCAGGCAATATTGACCTTTTCCCAATTGATGACGTGTTTGTTGGGATGTGTTTGTTACAATTGAGAATAACTCCCATCTCACATATGGGCTTTAAGACACTTGGTGTTCCTAAAGGATTTGAATTCCATCCATGTTTATATAAAGACCTCATCGTGGTGCACAAACTGAATCCAGCTGAAATGTGGATTATGTGGAGTTTAGTGACGGACACAAAGTATAAATGTGCGAGGATACAGGGAGAAGGGCACTAG